A single genomic interval of Streptomyces sp. NBC_00663 harbors:
- a CDS encoding glyceraldehyde-3-phosphate dehydrogenase, with product MTVNEDSFTNWKTREEIAESMIPIIGKLHRERDVTVLLHSRSLVNKSVVSILKTHRFARQIAGEELSVTETLPFLQALTTLDLGPSQIDIGMLAATHRADDRGLTVEAFTAEAVAGATGANKIERGEGRDVVLYGFGRIGRLVARLLIEKSGSGNGLRLRAIVVRGGGDQDLVKRASLLRRDSIHGQFQGTITVDEATDTITANGNAIKVIYANDPSEVDYTAYGIKNAILIDNTGKWRDREGLSQHLRPGIDKVVLTAPGKGDVPNIVHGVNHDTVKPDEQILSCASCTTNAIVPPLKAMDDEYGVLRGHVETVHSFTNDQNLLDNYHKADRRGRSAPLNMVITETGAASAVAKALPDLKAPITGSSIRVPVPDVSIAILSLRLGRETTREEVLGYLRDVSLNSPLKRQIDFTTAPDAVSMDFVGSRHASIVDAGATKVDGDNAILYLWYDNEFGYSCQVIRVVQHVSGVEYPTFPSTAV from the coding sequence GTGACTGTCAACGAGGACTCGTTCACCAACTGGAAGACCCGCGAGGAGATCGCGGAGTCGATGATCCCGATCATCGGAAAGCTGCACCGCGAGCGGGACGTCACCGTCCTGCTGCACAGCCGCTCCCTGGTGAACAAGTCGGTGGTCAGCATCCTCAAGACCCACCGCTTCGCCCGGCAGATCGCCGGCGAGGAACTGTCGGTCACCGAGACGCTGCCGTTCCTCCAGGCGCTCACCACCCTGGACCTCGGCCCGTCCCAGATCGACATCGGCATGCTCGCCGCGACCCACCGCGCCGACGACCGCGGTCTGACGGTCGAGGCCTTCACCGCCGAGGCCGTCGCCGGTGCCACCGGCGCCAACAAGATCGAGCGCGGCGAGGGCCGCGACGTCGTCCTGTACGGCTTCGGCCGCATCGGCCGGCTCGTCGCCCGGCTGCTGATCGAGAAGTCGGGCTCGGGCAACGGCCTGCGGCTGCGCGCCATCGTCGTCCGCGGCGGCGGCGACCAGGACCTCGTCAAGCGCGCCTCCCTGCTGCGCCGCGACTCGATCCACGGCCAGTTCCAGGGCACGATCACCGTCGACGAGGCGACCGACACGATCACCGCCAACGGCAACGCGATCAAGGTGATCTACGCGAACGACCCGTCCGAGGTCGACTACACGGCGTACGGCATCAAGAACGCGATCCTCATCGACAACACCGGCAAGTGGCGCGACCGCGAGGGTCTCTCGCAGCATCTGCGTCCCGGTATCGACAAGGTCGTCCTCACGGCGCCCGGCAAGGGCGACGTCCCGAACATCGTGCACGGCGTCAACCACGACACCGTCAAGCCGGACGAGCAGATCCTGTCCTGCGCGTCCTGCACCACCAACGCGATCGTGCCGCCGCTGAAGGCGATGGACGACGAGTACGGTGTGCTGCGCGGCCACGTCGAGACGGTCCACTCGTTCACCAACGACCAGAACCTGCTGGACAATTACCACAAGGCCGACCGCCGTGGCCGTTCCGCGCCGCTCAACATGGTGATCACGGAGACGGGCGCCGCCTCGGCCGTCGCCAAGGCGCTGCCCGACCTCAAGGCGCCGATCACCGGCAGCTCGATCCGGGTCCCGGTACCGGACGTGTCGATCGCCATCCTCAGCCTGCGTCTGGGCCGTGAGACCACCCGCGAGGAGGTCCTCGGCTACCTGCGCGACGTCTCGCTGAACTCGCCGCTGAAGCGCCAGATCGACTTCACCACCGCCCCCGACGCCGTCTCCATGGACTTCGTCGGCTCGCGCCATGCCTCGATCGTCGACGCCGGCGCGACGAAGGTCGACGGCGACAACGCGATCCTCTACCTCTGGTACGACAACGAGTTCGGCTACTCCTGCCAGGTGATCCGGGTCGTCCAGCACGTCTCCGGGGTGGAGTACCCGACGTTCCCGTCGACGGCGGTCTGA
- a CDS encoding Tat pathway signal sequence domain protein, giving the protein MTGTLSRRALIGTGLGAGAAVLTAAAGGTAAAAPQRPPAARHRAQAFLAAAMDAYPDHGTIRLVQSYTDQAGLFSTAFTYDNALTVLALLAGRTGEGTSRATALGDALLYAQANDPDHDDGRLRQAYNVGPYTFYDGTPQPDGFVRADGKANIGWQFGFTGTAVGDMAWAGIALAALARRTGERRFLTGAVRIGEWIDRTGRTDEPLGGFKFGVDGANAKLPFTSTEHNTDLVGLFGQLARLTGDRVWRERRAVAREFVERMWEPDGGFFYTGTNDGVTVNRSPIPEDTQTWTHLALNTREYSGSLDWAARELAVLDSADRPNSTVPAGQSYAGVTFSSASLLANEDAPIAAGQPKPDRNGVWFEGTAHLALALRDRGASGDEKRARSLLAAIERAQQLLGDGQTLGSRPVAAGSGVVSASSPLDTGFGFGYYPYRHTGATAWYLLASTGTNPLRAW; this is encoded by the coding sequence ATGACCGGCACGCTCAGCCGTCGCGCACTCATCGGGACGGGGCTCGGTGCGGGCGCCGCGGTGCTCACGGCGGCCGCTGGGGGCACGGCCGCGGCGGCTCCGCAGCGCCCGCCCGCCGCCCGGCACCGTGCGCAGGCCTTCCTCGCCGCGGCCATGGACGCCTATCCGGACCACGGCACGATCCGGCTGGTGCAGAGCTACACCGATCAAGCCGGCCTGTTCAGCACGGCGTTCACCTATGACAACGCGCTGACGGTCCTGGCGCTCCTCGCGGGCCGGACGGGCGAGGGCACGTCGCGGGCCACCGCGCTCGGCGACGCGCTCCTGTACGCGCAGGCCAACGACCCCGACCACGACGACGGCCGGCTCCGGCAGGCGTACAACGTGGGGCCGTACACCTTCTACGACGGCACCCCGCAGCCGGACGGGTTCGTGCGGGCGGACGGCAAGGCCAACATCGGCTGGCAGTTCGGCTTCACCGGTACGGCCGTGGGCGACATGGCCTGGGCCGGGATCGCGCTGGCCGCGCTCGCCCGCCGCACCGGTGAGCGCCGGTTCCTGACGGGCGCGGTCAGGATCGGCGAGTGGATCGACCGGACCGGCCGGACCGACGAACCGCTCGGCGGCTTCAAGTTCGGGGTCGACGGGGCGAACGCGAAGCTGCCGTTCACCTCGACCGAGCACAACACCGATCTGGTCGGCCTGTTCGGGCAGCTGGCGCGGCTCACCGGGGACCGGGTGTGGCGGGAACGGCGTGCGGTGGCCCGGGAGTTCGTGGAGCGGATGTGGGAGCCGGACGGCGGCTTCTTCTACACCGGCACCAATGACGGCGTGACGGTCAACAGGTCCCCGATCCCCGAGGACACCCAGACCTGGACGCACTTGGCCCTCAACACACGGGAGTATTCGGGGTCGTTGGACTGGGCCGCGCGTGAACTCGCCGTCCTGGACTCGGCCGACCGCCCCAACAGCACGGTGCCCGCCGGTCAGTCGTATGCGGGAGTCACGTTCAGCTCCGCCAGTCTGCTGGCGAACGAGGACGCCCCGATCGCCGCGGGCCAGCCCAAGCCGGACCGCAACGGGGTGTGGTTCGAAGGCACGGCCCACCTGGCCCTCGCCCTGCGCGACCGCGGCGCCTCTGGGGACGAGAAGCGTGCCCGGAGTCTCCTCGCCGCCATCGAGCGGGCGCAGCAACTGCTGGGCGACGGGCAGACGTTGGGCTCGCGTCCCGTGGCCGCCGGGTCCGGTGTCGTCTCGGCGAGCAGTCCGCTCGACACCGGTTTCGGGTTCGGCTACTACCCCTACCGTCACACGGGTGCGACGGCCTGGTACCTGCTGGCGTCGACCGGGACGAACCCGCTGCGCGCCTGGTAG